From Aquabacter sp. L1I39, the proteins below share one genomic window:
- the gcvPB gene encoding aminomethyl-transferring glycine dehydrogenase subunit GcvPB has translation MNREGRGATTPAQTTQAAGPNTFTGNRALELEEGLLFEVGRAEVTGVDLDEPAAFTPRLGGLERTAPLGLPGLSEPEAMRHYVRLSRMNYGIDSGLFPLGSCTMKHNPRLNERMARLPGFADVHPLQPQSTVQGALGVIAELSRWLLTLTGMSGVAFTPKAGAHGELCGMMAIKAAHEASGQKRHIVLVPESAHGTNPATASLIGYEVKSIPARPDGTVDPESVKAALTPQVAALMLTNPNTCGLFEADVVEIAAAVHAAGAYFYADGANFNAILGKVRIGDLGVDAMHINLHKTFSTPHGGGGPGAGPVVLSAALAPFAPVPALVADGNGLRLVEAEGDAGAEQALGRMSAFHGQMGMFVRALAWMFSHGADGMRQASEDAVLSANYIRASLKDVMSVPFGERPAMHEALFDDAWLAGTGLSTLDVAKALIDEGYHPMTVYFPLVVHGAMLIEPTESESKATLDLFIGALRDLAFAAKAGDKERFLGAPHYAPRRRLDETRAARSPVLRWTKPAALPQAAE, from the coding sequence ATGAATCGCGAAGGACGCGGCGCCACCACGCCCGCACAGACCACCCAAGCCGCTGGCCCCAATACCTTCACCGGCAACCGGGCCCTTGAGCTGGAAGAGGGCCTCCTGTTCGAGGTCGGCCGCGCCGAGGTGACCGGCGTCGATCTCGACGAGCCCGCCGCCTTCACGCCCCGCCTCGGCGGGCTGGAGCGCACCGCCCCCCTCGGCCTGCCCGGCCTCTCCGAGCCGGAGGCCATGCGCCATTATGTGCGCCTGTCGCGCATGAATTACGGCATCGACAGCGGCCTGTTCCCGCTGGGATCGTGCACCATGAAGCACAATCCGCGCCTGAACGAGCGCATGGCGCGCCTGCCCGGCTTTGCCGATGTGCACCCCCTCCAGCCCCAGTCCACGGTGCAGGGCGCGCTGGGCGTCATCGCGGAACTCAGCCGCTGGCTGCTGACGCTCACCGGCATGAGCGGCGTCGCCTTCACCCCCAAGGCCGGCGCCCACGGTGAATTGTGCGGCATGATGGCCATCAAGGCCGCCCACGAGGCGTCCGGCCAGAAGCGCCACATCGTGCTGGTGCCCGAGAGCGCCCATGGCACCAACCCGGCCACCGCCTCCCTGATCGGCTATGAGGTGAAGTCCATCCCCGCCCGTCCGGACGGCACGGTGGACCCTGAAAGCGTGAAGGCGGCGCTCACCCCGCAGGTGGCGGCGCTCATGCTCACCAATCCCAACACCTGCGGCCTGTTCGAGGCCGACGTGGTGGAGATCGCCGCCGCCGTCCACGCAGCCGGCGCCTATTTCTATGCGGACGGGGCGAACTTCAACGCCATCCTCGGCAAGGTGCGCATCGGCGATCTCGGCGTCGACGCCATGCACATCAACCTGCACAAGACCTTCTCCACGCCCCATGGCGGCGGCGGGCCGGGTGCGGGGCCGGTGGTGCTGTCTGCCGCGCTCGCCCCCTTCGCGCCCGTGCCGGCGCTGGTGGCGGATGGCAATGGCCTGCGCCTCGTGGAAGCGGAAGGCGATGCGGGCGCCGAGCAGGCGCTCGGCCGCATGAGCGCATTCCACGGCCAGATGGGCATGTTCGTGCGCGCCCTGGCCTGGATGTTCTCCCATGGGGCCGACGGCATGCGCCAGGCCTCCGAGGATGCGGTGCTCTCCGCCAATTATATCCGCGCCAGCCTGAAGGACGTGATGAGCGTGCCCTTCGGCGAGCGGCCGGCCATGCATGAGGCCCTGTTCGACGATGCCTGGCTCGCCGGCACGGGGCTCTCGACGCTGGACGTGGCCAAGGCGCTCATCGACGAGGGCTACCACCCCATGACGGTCTATTTCCCGCTGGTGGTGCACGGCGCCATGCTGATCGAGCCCACCGAGAGCGAGTCCAAGGCCACCCTGGACCTGTTCATCGGTGCCCTGCGCGATCTCGCCTTCGCCGCCAAGGCGGGGGACAAGGAGCGCTTCCTCGGCGCCCCCCATTACGCCCCGCGCCGCCGCCTGGACGAAACCCGCGCCGCCCGCTCCCCGGTGCTGCGCTGGACAAAGCCGGCGGCGCTGCCGCAAGCGGCGGAATAG
- a CDS encoding D-amino acid dehydrogenase, protein MRIVILGAGVIGTTLAYYLAEEGHGVEVIERQAGAGLETSFANAGEVSPGYSAPWAGPGLPQKAIKWLLMSHPPLVVRPRLDLDMIRWGLHLLANCTEGRYARNKGRMVRLAEYSRDCLIALRQRTGVQYDARMQGTLQLFRTQAQLDHVGSDTAVLERFGVPYEILDPAGCVAVEPALARVAGKYAGGLRLPGDETGDCFKFTTALAALAAERGAVFSYGRTIAGIEAAGDKITGVRTDRGLVTGDVYVAALGSYSTALLKTIGLSVPVYPVKGYSLTVPITDAAGAPESTVMDETFKVAVTRLGDRIRAGGTAELAGFDLALRPSRRGTLEHVVRDLFPDGGKVETGTFWTGLRPMTPDGTPVLGPTRYANLHLSTGHGTLGWTMAAGTGRVMADLITGRKPEIDMEGLTLSRYR, encoded by the coding sequence ATGCGCATCGTCATTCTGGGCGCCGGCGTCATCGGCACCACGCTCGCTTATTACCTCGCCGAAGAAGGCCATGGGGTGGAGGTGATCGAACGGCAGGCGGGGGCGGGGCTGGAGACCTCCTTTGCCAATGCGGGCGAGGTCTCGCCCGGCTATTCCGCCCCCTGGGCGGGGCCGGGCCTGCCCCAGAAGGCCATCAAATGGCTGCTCATGTCCCACCCGCCTCTGGTGGTGCGCCCGCGCCTCGACCTGGACATGATCCGCTGGGGCCTGCACTTGCTGGCCAATTGCACGGAAGGCCGCTACGCCCGCAACAAGGGGCGCATGGTGCGCCTTGCCGAATATAGCCGCGACTGCCTGATCGCCCTGCGCCAGCGCACCGGCGTGCAATATGACGCCCGCATGCAGGGCACGCTGCAACTGTTCCGCACGCAGGCCCAGCTGGACCATGTGGGCTCCGACACCGCCGTCCTCGAACGCTTCGGCGTGCCGTATGAGATCCTCGACCCCGCCGGCTGCGTCGCCGTGGAACCGGCCCTGGCGCGGGTGGCGGGCAAATATGCCGGCGGCTTGCGCCTGCCCGGCGACGAGACCGGCGACTGCTTCAAATTCACCACCGCCCTGGCGGCGCTGGCCGCAGAACGGGGCGCCGTCTTCTCCTATGGGCGCACCATTGCCGGCATCGAGGCGGCGGGGGACAAGATCACCGGCGTTCGCACCGACCGGGGGTTAGTGACCGGCGATGTCTATGTGGCGGCGCTTGGCTCCTATTCCACCGCGCTTTTGAAGACCATCGGGCTGTCGGTGCCGGTCTATCCGGTGAAGGGCTATTCGCTCACCGTGCCCATCACCGATGCGGCCGGGGCGCCGGAATCCACCGTCATGGACGAGACCTTCAAGGTGGCGGTGACCCGCCTTGGCGACCGCATCCGGGCGGGCGGCACGGCGGAACTGGCCGGCTTCGACCTCGCCTTGCGCCCGAGCCGCCGGGGCACGCTGGAACATGTGGTGCGCGATCTCTTCCCCGATGGCGGCAAGGTGGAGACCGGCACCTTCTGGACCGGCCTTCGCCCCATGACGCCGGACGGCACGCCGGTGCTGGGACCGACCCGCTATGCCAATCTGCACCTGTCCACCGGCCACGGCACGCTGGGCTGGACCATGGCGGCGGGCACCGGGCGGGTGATGGCCGATCTCATCACCGGGCGGAAGCCGGAGATCGACATGGAGGGCCTCACCCTTTCCCGCTACCGCTGA
- the gcvT gene encoding glycine cleavage system aminomethyltransferase GcvT codes for MAQAADDASLLQTPLHAAHAALGARLVPFAGYEMPVQYPQGILAEHAWTRAEAGLFDVSHMGQALLVGPDHATTARALEALCPADFVNLKHGQQRYSQLLAEDGGILDDLMVTRPLDPQMDGKLILVVNAATKDADYAHIAAHLSDGVVLHPQEDRALLALQGPKAATVLARLSPEAAALTFMSATPTTVAGAYAHISRSGYTGEDGYEISIPAAEAVKVWEALLAEPEVKPIGLGARDSLRLEAGLCLYGHDIDPTTSPVEGGLVWSMQKRRREEGGFPGAARIQRELKEGPARVRVGLKLEGRAPAREGAEIAKDGAVVGKITSGGFAPTLNAPIAMGYVPPALAAPGTALEILVRGKALPATVVTLPFVPNRYARTIAPRGN; via the coding sequence ATGGCTCAGGCTGCAGACGACGCCTCCCTTCTCCAAACCCCCCTTCATGCGGCCCATGCCGCTCTCGGTGCCCGGCTCGTGCCGTTCGCCGGCTATGAGATGCCGGTGCAATATCCGCAGGGCATCCTGGCCGAGCATGCCTGGACGCGCGCGGAAGCCGGCCTGTTCGATGTCTCCCACATGGGTCAGGCCCTGCTGGTGGGGCCGGACCACGCCACCACCGCGCGGGCACTTGAAGCCCTGTGCCCGGCGGACTTCGTCAATCTGAAGCACGGCCAGCAGCGCTATTCGCAGCTTCTTGCGGAGGATGGCGGCATCCTGGATGACCTCATGGTCACCCGCCCGCTCGATCCGCAGATGGATGGCAAGCTGATCCTGGTGGTGAACGCCGCCACCAAGGATGCGGACTATGCCCATATCGCCGCCCACTTGTCCGATGGCGTCGTCCTCCACCCCCAGGAGGACCGGGCGCTTCTGGCGCTGCAGGGGCCCAAGGCCGCGACGGTGCTGGCGCGCCTGAGCCCCGAGGCGGCCGCCCTGACCTTCATGAGCGCCACTCCCACCACGGTGGCCGGCGCCTATGCCCACATCTCCCGCTCCGGCTATACCGGCGAGGACGGCTATGAAATCTCCATCCCCGCCGCCGAGGCGGTGAAGGTGTGGGAGGCGCTGCTCGCCGAACCGGAGGTCAAGCCCATCGGCCTCGGCGCCCGCGATTCCCTGCGCCTGGAAGCCGGCCTCTGCCTTTACGGCCACGACATCGACCCCACCACCTCCCCGGTGGAAGGCGGTCTCGTCTGGTCCATGCAGAAGCGGCGGCGGGAGGAGGGCGGCTTTCCCGGCGCGGCGCGCATCCAGCGCGAGTTGAAGGAGGGGCCGGCGCGGGTGCGCGTGGGCCTCAAGCTGGAGGGCCGCGCCCCCGCCCGCGAGGGCGCCGAGATCGCCAAGGATGGCGCGGTGGTGGGCAAGATCACTTCCGGCGGCTTTGCTCCCACGCTCAATGCGCCCATCGCCATGGGCTATGTGCCGCCCGCGCTCGCCGCGCCCGGCACCGCCCTTGAAATCCTGGTGCGCGGCAAAGCCTTGCCCGCCACCGTCGTCACACTGCCGTTCGTGCCGAACCGCTATGCCCGCACCATCGCTCCCCGGGGGAACTGA
- a CDS encoding extensin-like domain-containing protein codes for MFRYLVAPLVCVGLLSGCRFGLFDRREPWRAEAEEQCIAQKGITVSAYVEPASAINGPGVCGMEHPFRISAFEDGQVEVKPRAVLACPMARNVNIWLEEVVQPAAMAWMGAPVVGITQMSSYSCRGMNGDPNAKISEHAFGNALDIGAFRFADGREISVKNNWRGPNEARGFLLQVQAGACDVFTTTLAPGSNIFHYDHLHVDLMRHAKGATICKPKPSPMPPPVMARQQMPLKAPQGNPIIAPPSFPYGNPPPAAAPEPMPQKAPGAGYGVPMSSLPPAAPDYGARGAGAPMDISPHPQGALPPQAEPPAQAAYPQPAYPPPYVKAPPAPASDPFQRVLMPPGAVPQPSTLRPPGPMSYAPTQGGPAETGSVPQRRYYSVPIPQASPLPLPPAEPGAD; via the coding sequence GTGTTCAGGTATCTCGTAGCCCCGCTCGTCTGCGTGGGGCTCCTGTCGGGCTGTCGGTTCGGACTGTTCGACCGACGGGAGCCCTGGCGCGCCGAGGCGGAAGAGCAGTGCATCGCCCAGAAGGGCATCACCGTCTCCGCCTATGTGGAGCCGGCCTCGGCCATCAACGGCCCCGGCGTCTGCGGCATGGAGCACCCGTTTCGCATCTCCGCCTTCGAGGACGGCCAGGTGGAGGTGAAGCCCCGCGCGGTGCTCGCCTGCCCCATGGCCCGCAACGTCAATATTTGGCTGGAGGAAGTGGTCCAGCCCGCCGCCATGGCCTGGATGGGCGCGCCGGTGGTGGGCATCACCCAGATGTCCTCCTATTCCTGCCGCGGCATGAACGGGGATCCCAACGCCAAGATTTCCGAGCATGCCTTCGGCAATGCCCTGGATATCGGCGCGTTCCGGTTTGCCGACGGGCGCGAGATCAGCGTGAAGAACAATTGGCGCGGCCCGAACGAAGCGCGCGGTTTCCTGCTCCAGGTGCAAGCGGGGGCGTGCGACGTCTTCACCACCACGCTGGCGCCGGGCTCCAACATCTTCCACTACGACCACCTGCATGTGGACCTGATGCGCCACGCCAAGGGCGCCACCATCTGCAAGCCCAAGCCCAGCCCCATGCCGCCCCCGGTCATGGCGCGCCAGCAGATGCCTTTGAAGGCGCCGCAGGGCAATCCGATCATCGCCCCGCCCTCCTTCCCCTATGGCAACCCGCCGCCCGCCGCCGCGCCCGAGCCCATGCCGCAGAAGGCGCCGGGCGCCGGCTATGGGGTACCCATGTCGAGCCTGCCCCCCGCCGCGCCGGACTATGGCGCCCGGGGCGCGGGAGCGCCCATGGACATCTCGCCCCATCCCCAAGGCGCGCTGCCGCCCCAGGCGGAGCCGCCGGCCCAAGCCGCCTATCCGCAGCCGGCCTATCCCCCGCCTTATGTGAAGGCGCCGCCGGCGCCGGCCAGCGATCCGTTCCAGCGCGTGCTCATGCCGCCGGGCGCCGTGCCCCAGCCCTCCACGCTCCGCCCGCCCGGCCCCATGTCCTACGCGCCGACCCAAGGCGGACCGGCCGAGACCGGCTCCGTGCCGCAGCGCCGCTATTATTCGGTGCCTATCCCGCAGGCCTCTCCCCTCCCCTTGCCCCCCGCCGAACCCGGCGCGGACTGA
- a CDS encoding OsmC family protein translates to MAHAYNATISWSRGEAVFSDGRYSRGHMWTFDGLSFPGSSSPLVVRPPLSREDAIDPEEALVGALASCHMLFFLDFARKAGFVVDSYSDAAVGEMGPNASGKLYVARITLNPDARFSGEKLPSAEDIAALHHRAHEECYVGHSLRADIVISPVLPPA, encoded by the coding sequence ATGGCCCACGCTTACAACGCCACCATCTCCTGGAGCCGGGGCGAGGCTGTCTTCTCGGACGGCCGCTACAGCCGGGGCCATATGTGGACCTTTGACGGGCTGTCCTTCCCGGGTTCCTCCTCTCCCCTCGTGGTGCGCCCCCCGCTCTCGCGGGAGGACGCCATCGATCCCGAGGAGGCGCTGGTGGGGGCGCTGGCCAGCTGCCACATGCTGTTCTTCCTGGATTTCGCCCGCAAGGCCGGCTTCGTGGTGGACAGCTATTCCGATGCCGCCGTGGGCGAGATGGGCCCGAACGCCTCCGGCAAGCTCTATGTGGCACGCATCACGCTGAACCCCGATGCCCGCTTCTCCGGCGAGAAGCTCCCCTCGGCCGAGGACATCGCCGCCCTTCATCACCGCGCCCATGAGGAATGCTATGTGGGGCATTCCCTGCGCGCGGACATCGTCATTTCCCCCGTGTTGCCGCCCGCCTGA
- the lspA gene encoding signal peptidase II: MSALRLGLLTALASLVLDQASKVAVLHWSENWTERLVTVTPFLDFVAIWNTGISYGLFPQGEAGRWVLVAINAVAAVLFAVWLARTPRRFEAFALGLLIGGAIGNAVDRLVYGAVFDFISLHAFGLRWYVFNIADVAVVVGVALLLYDALFARASKTPPSGASPRE, encoded by the coding sequence ATGTCGGCGCTGCGGCTCGGCCTTCTCACGGCGCTGGCCTCCCTGGTCCTCGACCAGGCGAGCAAGGTGGCCGTGCTCCACTGGTCGGAGAACTGGACCGAGCGGCTGGTGACGGTGACGCCGTTCCTGGACTTCGTGGCCATCTGGAACACCGGCATCAGCTACGGCCTCTTCCCCCAGGGAGAGGCCGGGCGCTGGGTTCTGGTGGCCATCAATGCGGTGGCGGCGGTGCTGTTCGCGGTGTGGCTGGCCCGCACGCCCCGCCGCTTCGAGGCCTTCGCGCTGGGCCTGCTCATTGGCGGGGCCATCGGCAATGCGGTGGACCGGCTGGTCTATGGGGCGGTGTTCGACTTCATCTCCCTGCACGCTTTCGGCTTGCGCTGGTATGTGTTCAACATCGCAGACGTGGCGGTCGTTGTGGGCGTGGCGTTGCTTCTTTATGATGCCCTCTTTGCGCGTGCCTCAAAAACGCCGCCCTCAGGGGCCAGCCCTAGGGAGTGA
- the gcvPA gene encoding aminomethyl-transferring glycine dehydrogenase subunit GcvPA produces the protein MRYLPLTPEDRADMLARIGVSAVDELFADIPADKRQTALPDLPLRRGEMEVERALSRLAARNVPAGSVPFFVGAGAYRHHVPATVDHLIQRSEFLTSYTPYQPEIAQGTLQYLFEFQTQVAELTGMEVANASMYDGSTAAAEAVLMAHRLTKRGKAVLAGNLHPHYRETIATVSRYADLPLESLTPVPAGGEDILSAIDQSVSCVVVQSPDVFGNLVDLKPIAEKAHAAGALLVAVFTEAVSLGLVEPPGAQGADIVVGEGQSIGNALNFGGPYVGLFATRAKFVRQMPGRLAGETVDAEGRRGFVLTLSTREQHIRREKATSNICTNSGLCALAFTIHLSLLGEAGLTRLARINHAAACDLADKLAALDKVAVVNASFFNEFTIRVAGNAAEVVEKLAAKGILGGVPYSRLAPQAGLDDLILVAATEVTTDEDRAAYAAALNEVLA, from the coding sequence ATGAGATACTTGCCCCTGACGCCAGAGGATCGCGCCGACATGCTGGCGCGCATCGGCGTCTCCGCCGTGGACGAGCTGTTCGCCGACATCCCCGCCGACAAGCGCCAGACGGCGCTGCCCGATCTGCCGCTGCGGCGCGGCGAGATGGAGGTGGAGCGCGCGCTCTCCCGCCTCGCCGCCCGCAACGTGCCGGCGGGCTCGGTGCCCTTCTTCGTGGGTGCGGGGGCCTATCGCCACCATGTGCCGGCGACGGTCGACCATCTGATCCAGCGCTCGGAATTCCTGACCTCCTACACACCCTACCAGCCCGAGATCGCCCAGGGCACGCTGCAATATCTGTTCGAGTTCCAGACCCAGGTGGCGGAATTGACCGGCATGGAGGTGGCCAATGCCTCCATGTATGACGGCTCCACCGCTGCCGCCGAGGCGGTGCTGATGGCCCATCGCCTCACCAAGCGGGGCAAGGCGGTGCTGGCGGGGAACCTGCACCCCCATTATCGCGAGACCATCGCCACGGTGAGCCGCTATGCGGACCTGCCGCTGGAGAGCCTCACCCCCGTCCCGGCGGGGGGAGAGGACATTCTTTCCGCCATCGACCAGAGCGTCTCCTGCGTGGTGGTGCAGAGCCCCGACGTGTTCGGCAATCTGGTGGACCTCAAACCCATCGCGGAAAAGGCCCATGCGGCCGGCGCGCTGTTGGTGGCGGTGTTCACCGAGGCGGTGTCGCTGGGCCTGGTGGAGCCCCCGGGCGCCCAGGGCGCCGACATCGTGGTGGGCGAGGGCCAGTCCATCGGCAATGCCCTGAATTTCGGTGGCCCCTATGTGGGCCTGTTCGCCACCCGCGCCAAATTCGTGCGCCAGATGCCCGGCCGCCTCGCCGGCGAGACGGTGGACGCGGAAGGCCGGCGCGGCTTCGTGCTGACGCTCTCCACCCGCGAGCAGCATATCCGCCGCGAGAAGGCGACGTCCAACATCTGCACCAATTCGGGCCTGTGTGCGCTGGCCTTCACCATCCATCTCTCGCTCCTGGGCGAAGCCGGCCTGACGCGGCTTGCCCGCATCAACCATGCGGCCGCCTGCGATCTGGCCGACAAGCTCGCCGCCCTCGACAAGGTGGCGGTGGTGAACGCCTCCTTCTTCAACGAATTCACCATCCGCGTGGCCGGCAATGCGGCCGAGGTGGTGGAGAAGCTGGCCGCCAAGGGCATTCTCGGCGGCGTGCCCTATTCCCGCCTCGCGCCCCAGGCGGGGCTTGATGATTTGATCCTGGTGGCCGCCACCGAGGTGACCACGGACGAGGATCGCGCCGCCTATGCGGCCGCGCTGAACGAGGTGCTGGCATGA
- the gcvH gene encoding glycine cleavage system protein GcvH — MTETRYTKDHEYVRLEGDVAVIGITDYAQSQLGDVVYVDLPEIGEAVEQGKEAAVVESVKAASEVYAPLSGEVVEVNSDLEAAPATVNEDAEGKGWFVKLKLADPAQFAGLMTEADYKAFLETIA; from the coding sequence ATGACCGAGACCCGCTACACCAAGGATCACGAATATGTCCGCCTGGAAGGCGACGTGGCCGTGATTGGCATCACCGACTACGCCCAGAGCCAGCTGGGCGACGTGGTCTATGTGGACCTGCCCGAAATCGGCGAGGCCGTGGAGCAGGGCAAGGAAGCCGCCGTGGTCGAGAGCGTGAAGGCGGCGAGCGAAGTCTATGCGCCGCTCTCCGGCGAGGTGGTGGAGGTCAATTCCGACCTGGAAGCCGCCCCGGCCACCGTCAATGAGGATGCGGAAGGCAAGGGCTGGTTCGTCAAGCTCAAGCTCGCTGATCCCGCCCAGTTCGCCGGCCTCATGACCGAGGCGGACTACAAGGCCTTCCTGGAAACCATCGCCTGA
- a CDS encoding M16 family metallopeptidase, translating into MAVLIAAGTAAATVQPSLAGGPEVSQFELKNGLKVMVIPDHRTPVVTHMVWYQVGSADEQPGKSGIAHFLEHLMFKGTEKNPPGKFSAEVARLGGQENAFTSQDYTAYYQRVAKEHLEKVMAFEADRMTGLKLSDEVVLPERDVVLEERRMRTDNDPGARLAEALQAATYVNHPYQHPIIGWEHEIKGLNREDALAFYRRFYAPNNAVLVVAGDVDPKEVLALAEKTYGQVARADTPPRNRPQEPEPQAHRRVSLADPRVAQPSLQRTYLVPSYRTAKPGEAEALDVAAQILGGGQTGRLYRTLVVDKGLAAGAGAWYQSTAYDATRFGVSASPRPGVTLESLEQAVDEAVAKLAAEGPDELELARAKTRMTADAIYARDNQATLARIYGAAWATGISVDDVNQWPDRIKAVTAEDVKAAMQRYLTLSRAVTGYLTQPPAAAKDAPAKDGSGSAAPKENRS; encoded by the coding sequence ATGGCCGTTCTGATTGCCGCCGGCACCGCCGCCGCCACCGTCCAGCCCTCGCTTGCCGGTGGTCCGGAGGTGAGCCAGTTTGAGTTGAAGAACGGCCTGAAGGTGATGGTCATCCCCGACCACCGCACCCCGGTGGTCACCCACATGGTCTGGTATCAGGTGGGCTCGGCGGACGAGCAGCCCGGCAAGTCCGGCATCGCCCATTTCCTTGAGCACCTGATGTTCAAGGGCACCGAGAAGAACCCGCCCGGCAAGTTCTCGGCCGAGGTGGCGCGGCTCGGCGGCCAGGAGAATGCCTTCACCTCCCAGGACTACACCGCCTATTATCAGCGGGTGGCCAAGGAGCACCTGGAAAAGGTCATGGCCTTCGAGGCCGACCGCATGACCGGCCTGAAACTCTCCGACGAGGTGGTGCTGCCCGAGCGCGACGTGGTGCTGGAAGAGCGCCGTATGCGCACCGACAACGATCCCGGCGCCCGTCTCGCCGAGGCGCTGCAGGCGGCCACCTATGTGAACCATCCCTACCAGCATCCCATCATCGGCTGGGAGCACGAGATCAAGGGCCTCAATCGCGAGGACGCGCTGGCCTTCTATCGCCGCTTCTATGCGCCCAACAATGCGGTGCTGGTGGTGGCAGGCGATGTGGACCCCAAGGAGGTGCTCGCGCTCGCCGAGAAGACCTATGGCCAGGTGGCCCGCGCCGACACGCCGCCGCGCAACCGCCCGCAGGAGCCCGAGCCGCAGGCCCATCGCCGGGTGTCGCTGGCCGATCCCCGCGTGGCGCAGCCGAGCCTCCAGCGCACCTATCTCGTCCCGTCCTACCGCACCGCCAAGCCCGGCGAGGCGGAGGCCCTGGATGTGGCCGCCCAGATCCTGGGCGGCGGCCAGACCGGGCGCCTCTATCGCACGCTGGTGGTGGACAAGGGCCTCGCGGCCGGCGCCGGTGCCTGGTATCAGAGCACGGCCTATGACGCGACGCGCTTTGGCGTCTCGGCCTCGCCCCGTCCGGGCGTGACCCTGGAAAGCCTGGAGCAGGCGGTGGACGAGGCGGTGGCCAAGCTCGCCGCCGAAGGGCCGGACGAGCTGGAGCTCGCCCGCGCCAAGACCCGCATGACCGCCGACGCCATCTATGCCCGCGACAACCAGGCGACGCTCGCCCGCATCTATGGCGCCGCCTGGGCCACCGGCATCTCGGTGGATGACGTGAACCAGTGGCCCGACCGCATCAAGGCCGTGACCGCCGAGGACGTGAAGGCGGCCATGCAGCGTTATCTCACGCTGAGCCGCGCGGTGACGGGCTATCTCACCCAGCCCCCCGCGGCCGCCAAGGATGCGCCGGCCAAGGACGGGTCGGGTTCTGCCGCGCCGAAGGAGAACCGTTCGTGA
- a CDS encoding M16 family metallopeptidase, with translation MTIALAPHAQAQSKTTRIAKVVSPGGIEAWLVRDTTLPLIAMEFAFLGGAAQDPADRPGVASLAASLLDEGAGDMNAEAFHRALADKAIELHFDANRDEVRGSVRTLSENRDAAFDLLRLSVTQPRFDDEAVERIRAAQLAGLRRRSTDPNSLASERWFSIAFPNHPYGRPVDGTLESVPKITRADLQAFAKRTLARSNLRIAVVGDITPEDLGQELDKIFGALPDKADLTPVADVTPKGIGAVDVIPLAVPQSVVLMGTVGLERKDPDFIPAYVLNHILGGSAFSSRLFKEVREARGLAYSVYSYQVALDHVGLWFSGTATKNERAGESIRIIGEEFAAILDKGPTAEELKEAKSYLTGSYALRFDTSSKVAGQLLQIQIDQLGIDYIDRRNALIEAVSLEDLNRVARRLTDARKALTVVVGRPEGLAGQ, from the coding sequence ATGACCATTGCCCTTGCCCCCCACGCCCAAGCCCAGTCCAAGACCACCCGCATCGCGAAGGTGGTGAGCCCGGGCGGCATCGAGGCCTGGCTGGTGCGCGACACGACCTTGCCGCTCATCGCCATGGAATTCGCTTTCCTGGGCGGGGCCGCGCAGGATCCGGCGGATCGCCCCGGCGTCGCCAGCCTTGCCGCCTCGCTGCTGGATGAGGGCGCCGGCGATATGAATGCGGAGGCCTTCCACCGGGCGCTGGCCGACAAGGCCATCGAGCTGCATTTCGACGCCAATCGCGACGAGGTGCGCGGCTCGGTGCGCACCCTGTCGGAGAACCGCGACGCGGCCTTCGACCTCTTGCGCCTGTCGGTGACGCAGCCGCGCTTCGACGACGAGGCGGTGGAGCGCATCCGCGCCGCCCAACTCGCCGGCCTGCGCCGCCGCTCCACCGATCCCAACAGTCTCGCCAGCGAGCGCTGGTTCTCCATCGCCTTCCCGAACCATCCCTATGGACGGCCGGTGGACGGCACGCTGGAGAGCGTGCCCAAGATCACCCGCGCCGACCTCCAGGCCTTCGCCAAGCGGACCCTGGCCCGCTCCAACCTGCGCATCGCGGTGGTCGGCGACATCACGCCAGAGGATCTCGGCCAGGAGTTGGACAAGATTTTCGGCGCCCTTCCGGACAAGGCGGACCTCACCCCGGTCGCCGATGTGACCCCCAAGGGCATCGGCGCGGTGGATGTGATCCCGCTAGCGGTGCCCCAGTCGGTGGTGCTGATGGGCACGGTGGGCCTGGAGCGCAAGGATCCGGACTTTATCCCGGCCTATGTGCTCAACCACATATTGGGCGGCAGCGCCTTCTCCTCCCGCCTCTTCAAGGAGGTGCGCGAGGCGCGCGGGCTCGCTTATTCCGTCTATTCCTATCAGGTGGCCCTCGACCATGTGGGCCTCTGGTTCTCCGGCACCGCCACCAAGAATGAGCGGGCGGGCGAATCCATCCGCATCATCGGCGAAGAGTTCGCCGCGATCCTGGACAAGGGGCCGACCGCCGAGGAACTGAAGGAAGCCAAGAGCTACCTCACCGGCTCCTATGCGCTGCGCTTCGACACCTCCTCGAAGGTGGCGGGCCAGTTGCTCCAGATCCAGATCGACCAATTGGGCATCGACTATATCGACCGGCGGAATGCGCTGATCGAGGCGGTGAGCCTGGAGGATCTGAACCGCGTCGCGCGCCGTCTCACCGACGCGCGCAAGGCGCTCACCGTGGTGGTGGGCCGGCCCGAGGGCCTTGCCGGCCAGTGA